In Athalia rosae chromosome 6, iyAthRosa1.1, whole genome shotgun sequence, one DNA window encodes the following:
- the LOC105692987 gene encoding retinoblastoma-binding protein 5 homolog, producing the protein MNLELLESFGQNYPEEFDGTLDCISLAVTCAFNKRGTLLAVGCNDGRIVIWDFLTRGIAKIISAHVHPVCSISWSRNGHKLLSASTDNNVCIWDVLSGECDQKYRFPSPILRVQFHPRNANKFLVCPMRHAAVMVEIEGTHRVIPLDEDSDLNIVASFDRRGDYVFTGNARGRILVLNTETLAVKASYKISQGTASNTAVKSIEFARRGDCYLVNTSDRVIRVYDSTEVLACGKDGEPEPIQKLQDLVNKTMWKKCCFSGDGEYVCAGSARQHALYVWEKSIGNLVKILHGTKGELLLDVVWHPVRPIIASISSGVVSIWAQNQVENWSAFAPDFKELDENVEYEERESEFDLSDEDKSVVQGEEAQDEEIEVDVAAIDRVAAFCSSDEETENIGSLQFLPISPDVEESEDAQSAPQEPPNKKHRSHDINLQGAPTDETHPLLSKGKDKPAAKKGRPRLEHRKGK; encoded by the exons ATGAATTTAGAGTTACTCG aaTCTTTTGGGCAAAACTATCCAGAA GAATTCGACGGTACTTTGGACTGTATATCTCTTGCCGTGACCTGTGCCTTCAATAAAAGAGGAACGCTACTTGCTGTTGGATGCAATGATGGGCGAATTGTTATATGGGATTTTTTAACCCGTGGCATTGCAAAAATTATTAGTGCCCATGTGCATCCCGTTTGCTCTATAAG CTGGTCACGAAACGGGCACAAACTCCTTAGTGCCTCAACAGACAATAACGTTTGTATTTGGGATGTTTTATCTGGAGAGTGTGACCAGAAATACAGGTTTCCCTCACCAATTTTGAGGGTGCAGTTTCACCCAAGAAATGCCAACAAATTTCTTGTTTGTCCCATGAGACATGCTGCTGTCATGGTTGAAATTGAGGGTACTCATAGAGTTATACCCCTTGATGAAGAT AGTGACTTGAACATAGTAGCTTCATTCGATAGACGTGGAGATTATGTATTCACAGGTAACGCACGTGGAAGAATTCTGGTACTCAACACAGAGACCTTGGCTGTAAAAGCTTCTTACAAAATATCTCAAGGCACGGCAAGTAATACCGCAGTTAAGAGTATCGAGTTTGCTAGACGAGGAGATTGTTATCTGGTAAACACTTCGGACAGAGTTATTAGAGTTTACGATAGCACTGAGGTGTTGGCTTGTGGAAAGGATGGAGAGCCAGAACCGATCCAAAAGCTACAGGATTTGGTCAATAAGACTATGTGGAAAAAGTGTTGTTTTTCTGGAGATGGAGAATACGTTTGTGCAGGATCTGCAAGGCAACATGCTCTGTATGTGTGGGAGAAAAGCATAGGAAATTTAGTGAAGATTTTACACGGGACCAAAGGAGAACTCCTGCTCGATGTTGTG TGGCATCCGGTGAGACCGATCATTGCCTCGATTTCATCTGGAGTAGTTTCAATTTGGGCGCAAAACCAAGTCGAAAATTGGTCAGCATTTGCACCAGATTTTAAAGAGCTggatgaaaatgttgaatacgAAGAACGGGAGAGCGAGTTTGATTTGAGCGATGAAGATAAATCTGTAGTGCAGGGAGAGGAAGCACAAGATGAAGAAATCGAAGTTGATGTTGCCGCGATTGATAGGGTTGCTGCCTTTTGTAGCTCCGATGAAGAAACCGAAAATATTGGGtctttacaatttttaccGATTTCGCCTGATGTAGAAGAATCTGAAGATGCACAATCCGCACCTCAAGAACCTCCGAACAAAAAGCATCGTTCTCACGATATTAATCTGCAAGGAGCACCAACCGATG AAACTCACCCGTTGTTGAGCAAGGGCAAGGATAAGCCTGCAGCCAAGAAGGGTAGACCACGATTGGAGCATCGgaagggaaaataa
- the LOC105692986 gene encoding CWF19-like protein 2 isoform X1 — protein MSWIQFESGKEKDTARRALRESRDKILDKAKTEYHKKRMHAEQAKLRGDDKWMLPSVESKISSDDKTTKQHKKPKKERKSKKKHHSKSSSNSGSSEEEEWVEKEKAENLPVSEPQTPAIRDEWMSLPGLFPCINHNDEKKRRTEEKVDRNGKRSIVQLDTSERELNPYWKNGGTGLPETEDSRNANNKIDVRWLRKSLQRAQEEAAETGKSLEEVAAERWGSLAKLESMIAKGGNKSQKTVDLREQSDGRKECSRNERNIASNRSKQRSRSRSRERHRSDDKDRNTSSRGYRSRSREKYTYHKESDFRQKKLAFKRPSEDDQTSVPSTSKSSSTRSRNWKKPESLKRDVPRDSVKIRSESLPESKVDSDDGLEKIEAEDIIMTETEMNQLGARIVKCEIMGDNNLAIELKTKLEKAREARKNASLKPTIVREETDVILTKTDVKGMTRPVEPRSEYKEPKGGRRKNKKVDTHEDGHRVRYFADDDKFCIKDMFQQEKGRSTNEDDAMFTKIASKNMDMDEMFEDQVRVKEKDTRQDERDRLQAIKQHERMSKSLDKCRWCIDSKQMLKHMIVAMGSKVYMSLPSYGSLTSGHCIIAPIHHVICQTQLDEDVWEELQAFRKALTKMFMDQEEDVVFFETSMVHRKFPHMQLECVPLPKEIGDLAPLYFKKALLECETEWSTNKKLIDLSTKNVRKSIPKGLPYFAVDFGNEGGFAHVIEDEEMFPRYFAQEIIGGMLDLDRNLWHKPKRENFDQQRSKVMEFAKIWKNYDFTTSNDS, from the exons ATGTCGTGGATACAATTTGAAAGTGGCAAGGAAAAAGATACTGCAAGACGCGCTTTGAGAGAATCGCGAGATAAGATTTTAGACAAG gcCAAGACTGAATATCACAAGAAGCGGATGCACGCTGAACAAGCTAAGCTCAGAGGCGACGACAAGTGGATGTTACCCAGTGTAGAATCAAAAATAAGTAGTGATGATAAAACAACGAAGCAGcataaaaaaccgaaaaaggaaagaaaatccaAAAAGAAGCACCATTCGAAATCGAGCTCT AATTCGGGATCAAGTGAAGAGGAAGAATgggttgaaaaagagaaggctGAAAATTTGCCTGTATCTGAACCACAAACACCTGCTATTAGAGATGAGTGGATGAGCCTCCCAGGGTTGTTTCCTTGCATTAATCataatgatgagaaaaaacgaagaaccgAAGAAAAAGTTGATAGGAACGGTAAGAGGAGTATTGTTCAGCTTGATACGAGCGAAAGAGAACTGAATCCATATTGGAAAAATGGAGGTACAGGATTACCGGAAACTGAAGATAGCAGGAACGCTAACAACAAAATAGATGTCAGATGGTTGAGAAAAAGTTTACAGCGAGCTCAAGAAGAAGCTGCAGAAACAGGCAAGAGTTTGGAAGAAGTCGCTGCTGAAAGATGGGGG TCTTTGGCAAAGCTAGAATCCATGATTGCCAAGGGTGGAAATAAATCTCAAAAGACAGTCGATTTGAGAGAGCAATCTGATGGGCGAAAGGAATGCAGcaggaatgaaagaaatattgctTCGAACAGAAGTAAGCAGAGGTCGCGGTCTAGAAGCAGAGAGAGGCATAGATCAGATGATAAAGATCGAAACACGAGTTCGAGGGGGTACAGATCTAGGAGTCGAGAGAAATACACGTATCACAAGGAATCTGACTTTCGACAGAAAAAATTGGCCTTTAAAAGACCTAGCGAGGATGATCAAACGAGCGTACCAAGTACTAGCAAATCTTCATCCACGCGTTCACGGAACTGGAAGAAACCTGAATCTCTTAAAAGAGATGTGCCGAGAGATTCAGTCAAAATTAGGTCTGAATCATTGCCAGAGAGTAAGGTCGATTCTGATGATGGACTTGAAAAGATAGAGGCGGAAGATATCATAATGACAGAAACAGAGATGAATCAGTTGGGAGCCAGAATTGTTAAATGTGAAATAATGGGTGATAAT AATTTGGCCATCGAATTGAAAACTAAACTGGAGAAAGCTAGAGAAGCGCGCAAGAATGCTTCTTTGAAACCAACTATAGTTCGCGAAGAGACCGATGTTATATTGACTAAAACTGACGTGAAAG GAATGACAAGGCCCGTAGAACCGAGGAGTGAATACAAAGAGCCTAAGGGTGGTCgtaggaaaaataagaaggttGATACTCACGAGGATGGCCACAGAGTTAGATATTTCGCAGACGACGACAAATTTTGCATCAAAGACATG tttcagcAAGAGAAAGGACGTTCAACAAACGAGGATGATGCGATGTTCACAAAAATTGCTTCTAAG AATATGGATATGGACGAAATGTTTGAGGACCAAGTACGTGTCAAGGAAAAAGATACTAGACAAGACGAACGTGATCGTCTCCAAGCAATAAAACAGCATGAAAGAATGTCCAAGAGTCTTGACAAGTGTAGATGGTGCATTGATTCAAAACAGATGCTAAAGCATATGATCGTTGCGATGGGTTCTAAGGTATACATGAGCTTACCTTCGTATGGATCTTTAACTTCTGGACACTGCATTATTGCTCCGATACATCACGTAATCTGTCAGACACAGCTAGACGAAGATGTTTGGGAAGAGCTACAG GCCTTCAGAAAAGCGTTGACTAAAATGTTCATGGATCAAGAAGAGGATGTTGTGTTCTTCGAGACATCTATGGTACATCGCAAATTCCCTCACATGCAGTTGGAATGTGTACCACTGCCAAAAGAGATTGGAGATTTGGCGCCACTTTATTTCAAG AAAGCTTTGTTGGAATGTGAAACGGAATggtcgacgaataaaaaactcatcgATCTCAGTACCAAAAATGTTAGAAAATCAATACCAAAAGGTTTACCTTATTTTGCCGTGGACTTTGGTAACGAAGGCGGTTTTGCACACGTAAtcgaagatgaagaaatgTTCCCACGGTATTTTGCACAG GAAATCATTGGTGGGATGTTGGACTTGGACCGGAATTTATGGCATAAACCAAAGAGGGAAAATTTCGATCAGCAAAGATCGAAGGTAATGGAATTTGCCAAAATTTGGAAGAATTACGACTTTACCACCAGTAATGACTCTTGA
- the LOC105692989 gene encoding protein phosphatase methylesterase 1 isoform X2, giving the protein MRANRHPPCCKRGCLTKACKSRAFQQKRDYDPVEWCPYFDESKDVKIEDDTFHLYIKGTEGPTLVLLHGGGFSALTWAEFTKSIMSMVVCQVMAIDLRGHGDSHSRNDNDLSGDMLASDVAAIIKAVAPNSPVILVGHSMGGAVAVRAAPLIPNITGIAVIDVVEGTAMDALTSMQSFLRSRPTSFATIPQAIEWCVRSGQIRNVDSAKVSVPGQIKNVKTGKLATHDIGSLLAAADRPDNPQPVTQREDTIQEEEPLDMLPPISTAPAVITPSNKNYTWRIDLGKTEQHWSGWFQGLSAAFLNVSAPKMLLLAGVDRLDKELTVGQMQGKFQMQVLPACGHAVHEDVPDKVAEAVATFLVRHKFAEPASDFSRTLPAC; this is encoded by the exons ATGAGAGCTAATCGCCATCCTCCGTGCTGTAAACGAGGATGTCTAACCAA GGCATGCAAATCCAGGGCATTTCAACAAAAGCGGGACTATGATCCAGTTGAATGGTGTCCATATTTTGACGAGTCCAAAGATGTCAAGATTGAAGATGACACTTTTCACCTGTACATCAAGGGAACTGAAGGGCCAACACTAGTTCTGTTGCATGGCGGTGGCTTCAGTGCTCTAACATGGGCTGAGTTTACG AAATCCATTATGAGTATGGTTGTGTGCCAAGTGATGGCCATAGATTTACGGGGTCACGGAGATTCACACTCAAGAAACGACAATGATCTTTCAGGAGATATGTTAGCTAG TGACGTAGCTGCCATTATAAAAGCAGTTGCTCCAAATTCCCCAGTAATTCTAGTTGGTCACAGCATGGGTGGTGCTGTAGCAGTTCGTGCAGCTCCATTGATTCCAAATATAACTGGGATCGCTGTTATAGATGTTGTCGAAGGAACTGCTATGGACGCTCTCACTTCTATGCAAAGTTTTCTTCGGTCTCGACCAACTAGCTTTGCTACCATACCACAAGCAATCGAGTGGTG TGTACGAAGTGGACAAATCCGCAATGTCGATTCAGCTAAGGTATCAGTTCCTGGGCAGATAAAAAA TGTTAAAACAGGTAAATTAGCAACGCATGATATCGGATCTCTTCTGGCTGCTGCCGACCGACCAGATAATCCTCAACCAGTTACACAACGGGAAGATACAATTCAGGAAGAAGAACCTCTCGACATGTTACCACCTATTTCTACTGCGCCGGCAGTTATAACACccagcaataaaaattatacgtggAGAATAGATCTGGGTAAAACTGAGCAGCACTGGTCTGGCTGGTTTCAAGGACTATCTGCAGCCTTCCTCAATGTATCAGCTCCGAAAATGCTGCTTCTCGCAGGTGTGGACAGACTAGACAAAGAACTCACAGTTGGGCAAATGCAAG GCAAATTCCAAATGCAAGTATTGCCGGCCTGTGGTCACGCCGTGCACGAGGATGTTCCTGACAAGGTTGCTGAGGCAGTGGCGACTTTTTTGGTTAGACATAAGTTTGCTGAGCCTGCATCAGACTTTTCACG AACGCTACCAGCTTGTTAA
- the LOC105692986 gene encoding CWF19-like protein 2 homolog isoform X2 — protein MSWIQFESGKEKDTARRALRESRDKILDKAKTEYHKKRMHAEQAKLRGDDKWMLPSVESKISSDDKTTKQHKKPKKERKSKKKHHSKSSSNSGSSEEEEWVEKEKAENLPVSEPQTPAIRDEWMSLPGLFPCINHNDEKKRRTEEKVDRNGKRSIVQLDTSERELNPYWKNGGTGLPETEDSRNANNKIDVRWLRKSLQRAQEEAAETGKSLEEVAAERWGSLAKLESMIAKGGNKSQKTVDLREQSDGRKECSRNERNIASNRSKQRSRSRSRERHRSDDKDRNTSSRGYRSRSREKYTYHKESDFRQKKLAFKRPSEDDQTSVPSTSKSSSTRSRNWKKPESLKRDVPRDSVKIRSESLPESKVDSDDGLEKIEAEDIIMTETEMNQLGARIVKCEIMGDNNLAIELKTKLEKAREARKNASLKPTIVREETDVILTKTDVKGMTRPVEPRSEYKEPKGGRRKNKKVDTHEDGHRVRYFADDDKFCIKDMFQQEKGRSTNEDDAMFTKIASKNMDMDEMFEDQVRVKEKDTRQDERDRLQAIKQHERMSKSLDKCRWCIDSKQMLKHMIVAMGSKVYMSLPSYGSLTSGHCIIAPIHHVICQTQLDEDVWEELQAFRKALTKMFMDQEEDVVFFETSMVHRKFPHMQLECVPLPKEIGDLAPLYFKNLYRKLCWNVKRNGRRIKNSSISVPKMLENQYQKVYLILPWTLVTKAVLHT, from the exons ATGTCGTGGATACAATTTGAAAGTGGCAAGGAAAAAGATACTGCAAGACGCGCTTTGAGAGAATCGCGAGATAAGATTTTAGACAAG gcCAAGACTGAATATCACAAGAAGCGGATGCACGCTGAACAAGCTAAGCTCAGAGGCGACGACAAGTGGATGTTACCCAGTGTAGAATCAAAAATAAGTAGTGATGATAAAACAACGAAGCAGcataaaaaaccgaaaaaggaaagaaaatccaAAAAGAAGCACCATTCGAAATCGAGCTCT AATTCGGGATCAAGTGAAGAGGAAGAATgggttgaaaaagagaaggctGAAAATTTGCCTGTATCTGAACCACAAACACCTGCTATTAGAGATGAGTGGATGAGCCTCCCAGGGTTGTTTCCTTGCATTAATCataatgatgagaaaaaacgaagaaccgAAGAAAAAGTTGATAGGAACGGTAAGAGGAGTATTGTTCAGCTTGATACGAGCGAAAGAGAACTGAATCCATATTGGAAAAATGGAGGTACAGGATTACCGGAAACTGAAGATAGCAGGAACGCTAACAACAAAATAGATGTCAGATGGTTGAGAAAAAGTTTACAGCGAGCTCAAGAAGAAGCTGCAGAAACAGGCAAGAGTTTGGAAGAAGTCGCTGCTGAAAGATGGGGG TCTTTGGCAAAGCTAGAATCCATGATTGCCAAGGGTGGAAATAAATCTCAAAAGACAGTCGATTTGAGAGAGCAATCTGATGGGCGAAAGGAATGCAGcaggaatgaaagaaatattgctTCGAACAGAAGTAAGCAGAGGTCGCGGTCTAGAAGCAGAGAGAGGCATAGATCAGATGATAAAGATCGAAACACGAGTTCGAGGGGGTACAGATCTAGGAGTCGAGAGAAATACACGTATCACAAGGAATCTGACTTTCGACAGAAAAAATTGGCCTTTAAAAGACCTAGCGAGGATGATCAAACGAGCGTACCAAGTACTAGCAAATCTTCATCCACGCGTTCACGGAACTGGAAGAAACCTGAATCTCTTAAAAGAGATGTGCCGAGAGATTCAGTCAAAATTAGGTCTGAATCATTGCCAGAGAGTAAGGTCGATTCTGATGATGGACTTGAAAAGATAGAGGCGGAAGATATCATAATGACAGAAACAGAGATGAATCAGTTGGGAGCCAGAATTGTTAAATGTGAAATAATGGGTGATAAT AATTTGGCCATCGAATTGAAAACTAAACTGGAGAAAGCTAGAGAAGCGCGCAAGAATGCTTCTTTGAAACCAACTATAGTTCGCGAAGAGACCGATGTTATATTGACTAAAACTGACGTGAAAG GAATGACAAGGCCCGTAGAACCGAGGAGTGAATACAAAGAGCCTAAGGGTGGTCgtaggaaaaataagaaggttGATACTCACGAGGATGGCCACAGAGTTAGATATTTCGCAGACGACGACAAATTTTGCATCAAAGACATG tttcagcAAGAGAAAGGACGTTCAACAAACGAGGATGATGCGATGTTCACAAAAATTGCTTCTAAG AATATGGATATGGACGAAATGTTTGAGGACCAAGTACGTGTCAAGGAAAAAGATACTAGACAAGACGAACGTGATCGTCTCCAAGCAATAAAACAGCATGAAAGAATGTCCAAGAGTCTTGACAAGTGTAGATGGTGCATTGATTCAAAACAGATGCTAAAGCATATGATCGTTGCGATGGGTTCTAAGGTATACATGAGCTTACCTTCGTATGGATCTTTAACTTCTGGACACTGCATTATTGCTCCGATACATCACGTAATCTGTCAGACACAGCTAGACGAAGATGTTTGGGAAGAGCTACAG GCCTTCAGAAAAGCGTTGACTAAAATGTTCATGGATCAAGAAGAGGATGTTGTGTTCTTCGAGACATCTATGGTACATCGCAAATTCCCTCACATGCAGTTGGAATGTGTACCACTGCCAAAAGAGATTGGAGATTTGGCGCCACTTTATTTCAAG AACCTTTACAGAAAGCTTTGTTGGAATGTGAAACGGAATggtcgacgaataaaaaactcatcgATCTCAGTACCAAAAATGTTAGAAAATCAATACCAAAAGGTTTACCTTATTTTGCCGTGGACTTTGGTAACGAAGGCGGTTTTGCACACGTAA
- the LOC105692989 gene encoding protein phosphatase methylesterase 1 isoform X1, which translates to MSSLQKTILKSKLPPSGLDFGMPSRACKSRAFQQKRDYDPVEWCPYFDESKDVKIEDDTFHLYIKGTEGPTLVLLHGGGFSALTWAEFTKSIMSMVVCQVMAIDLRGHGDSHSRNDNDLSGDMLASDVAAIIKAVAPNSPVILVGHSMGGAVAVRAAPLIPNITGIAVIDVVEGTAMDALTSMQSFLRSRPTSFATIPQAIEWCVRSGQIRNVDSAKVSVPGQIKNVKTGKLATHDIGSLLAAADRPDNPQPVTQREDTIQEEEPLDMLPPISTAPAVITPSNKNYTWRIDLGKTEQHWSGWFQGLSAAFLNVSAPKMLLLAGVDRLDKELTVGQMQGKFQMQVLPACGHAVHEDVPDKVAEAVATFLVRHKFAEPASDFSRTLPAC; encoded by the exons ATGTCATCACTGCAAAAGACGATTTTGAAATCGAAGCTGCCACCATCAGGTCTTGATTTTGGCATGCCTTCTAG GGCATGCAAATCCAGGGCATTTCAACAAAAGCGGGACTATGATCCAGTTGAATGGTGTCCATATTTTGACGAGTCCAAAGATGTCAAGATTGAAGATGACACTTTTCACCTGTACATCAAGGGAACTGAAGGGCCAACACTAGTTCTGTTGCATGGCGGTGGCTTCAGTGCTCTAACATGGGCTGAGTTTACG AAATCCATTATGAGTATGGTTGTGTGCCAAGTGATGGCCATAGATTTACGGGGTCACGGAGATTCACACTCAAGAAACGACAATGATCTTTCAGGAGATATGTTAGCTAG TGACGTAGCTGCCATTATAAAAGCAGTTGCTCCAAATTCCCCAGTAATTCTAGTTGGTCACAGCATGGGTGGTGCTGTAGCAGTTCGTGCAGCTCCATTGATTCCAAATATAACTGGGATCGCTGTTATAGATGTTGTCGAAGGAACTGCTATGGACGCTCTCACTTCTATGCAAAGTTTTCTTCGGTCTCGACCAACTAGCTTTGCTACCATACCACAAGCAATCGAGTGGTG TGTACGAAGTGGACAAATCCGCAATGTCGATTCAGCTAAGGTATCAGTTCCTGGGCAGATAAAAAA TGTTAAAACAGGTAAATTAGCAACGCATGATATCGGATCTCTTCTGGCTGCTGCCGACCGACCAGATAATCCTCAACCAGTTACACAACGGGAAGATACAATTCAGGAAGAAGAACCTCTCGACATGTTACCACCTATTTCTACTGCGCCGGCAGTTATAACACccagcaataaaaattatacgtggAGAATAGATCTGGGTAAAACTGAGCAGCACTGGTCTGGCTGGTTTCAAGGACTATCTGCAGCCTTCCTCAATGTATCAGCTCCGAAAATGCTGCTTCTCGCAGGTGTGGACAGACTAGACAAAGAACTCACAGTTGGGCAAATGCAAG GCAAATTCCAAATGCAAGTATTGCCGGCCTGTGGTCACGCCGTGCACGAGGATGTTCCTGACAAGGTTGCTGAGGCAGTGGCGACTTTTTTGGTTAGACATAAGTTTGCTGAGCCTGCATCAGACTTTTCACG AACGCTACCAGCTTGTTAA